One Erpetoichthys calabaricus chromosome 9, fErpCal1.3, whole genome shotgun sequence genomic region harbors:
- the scn4ba gene encoding sodium channel, voltage-gated, type IV, beta a, whose translation MWRIPPETGLLLVYLIGLAWLPAIQPLEVSVGKTSSLEALNGTDVLLPCTFSSCIGFDNLYFEWSYDQNGTKEELLKGTIKSLGMEPRVQFSTDRVVFAGNTKLNNISIILFNIDFEDSGKYTCYAMNPREKYRDHQAVFTLTVVSQMKVVDKTLTIIIASAVGGVIGLIIVIMILKKLIVFIIAKTREKNKECLVSSSGIDNTENGLSGSKPDTKATPKA comes from the exons GACTAGCATGGCTGCCTGCGATTCAGCCACTGGAAGTGTCCGTCGGAAAGACATCAAGTCTGGAAGCTCTGAACGGGACGGACGTACTGCTGCCATGCACCTTCTCCAGTTGCATCGGCTTTGATAACCTTTACTTTGAGTGGTCCTATGACCAGAATGGCACAAAGGAAGAG TTGTTAAAAGGGACGATAAAGTCCCTTGGCATGGAGCCCCGTGTCCAGTTCAGCACAGACAGAGTGGTCTTTGCTGGTAACACCAAGCTCAACAACATCTCCATTATTCTGTTCAATATTGACTTTGAGGACAGTGGGAAATACACTTGCTATGCAATGAACCCCCGGGAGAAGTATCGGGACCACCAGGCAGTCTTCACATTGACGGTGGTCTCACAGA TGAAGGTGGTGGACAAAACCCTGACGATCATCATTGCGTCAGCTGTCGGGGGGGTCATCGGCCTCATCATCGTCATTATGATTCTGAAGAAGCTTATTGTCTTCATCATTGCAAAAACTCGGGAGAAGAA tAAAGAGTGCCTTGTCAGCTCCTCAGGTATCGATAACACGGAAAACGGCCTCTCAGGATCCAAACCAGATACGAAAGCCACGCCCAAAGCATGA
- the tmprss4a gene encoding transmembrane protease serine 4a, with protein MEMQLQTMERNGGQSFEVIAPLNPGPHQVDKPKRKLKKQQLLRIALVVLVVLTIIIVAAFLIKIWLNSVYFFCTKSFKFIPLTSVCNGKVDCQGGEDEMNCVSPFIANTTFPVKLMTENSLLQVYSNTSLTWLFVCADGWQVQHTNLVCQQLGYASQSTSTSIPVSSVPYNMQGRYSVVNASSVTQASGIQALLRDSKTCASGSVIALTCAACGFRQDDRIVGGTDAKIEQWPWQVSLQFSGDHTCGGSIINPRWIMAAAHCFPKEYHMVSRWAVVPGITKQSSSGAVSVDKIFTNGQYSTLTSDFDLALLRLQNPLTLTEAIRPVCLPYSDLALKPNDSLWVTGWGYMKENAGVLATVLQQARIQYVDRSVCNLPDIYDGYITPRMICAGSLQGKVDSCQGDSGGPLVYLAEQWTQVGVVSWGSGCAEKLHPGVYSNVPAFLDWIYNVMQANP; from the exons gAGAGAAATGGAGGACAGTCTTTTGAAGTGATTGCACCGCTCAATCCAG GTCCTCACCAGGTGGATAAGCccaagagaaagttaaagaagcaACAGCTGCTGAGAATTGCTTTGGTGGTGCTAGTTGTGCTGACCATCATCATAGTTGCCGCCTTTCTGA TTAAGATATGGCTGAACTCGGTCTACTTCTTCTGCACTAAATCCTTCAAGTTTATCCCACTGACGTCCGTCTGCAATGGGAAGGTAGACTGCCAGGGCGGAGAGGACGAAATGAACTGCGTTTCACCCTTTATTGCTAATACCACCTTTCCAG ttaAACTGATGACGGAGAATTCCCTGCTGCAGGTCTACAGTAACACCAGTCTGACGTGGCTGTTTGTGTGTGCCGATGGCTGGCAGGTCCAGCATACTAATTTAGTGTGTCAGCAACTCGGCTATGCCAG TCAGTCCACCAGCACATCCATTCCAGTGTCCAGCGTGCCTTATAATATGCAAGGACGATACAGCGTGGTCAACGCTTCTTCTGTGACGCAGGCTTCTGGCATCCAGGCACTTCTGAGAGATAG CAAAACCTGTGCCTCTGGATCAGTGATTGCTCTTACCTGTGCAG CCTGTGGTTTTAGACAAGATGATCGCATAGTGGGTGGAACGGATGCTAAAATTGAACAGTGGCCCTGGCAGGTCAGCCTCCAGTTCAGTGGTGACCATACATGTGGTGGGAGCATCATCAACCCACGTTGGATCATGGCAGCGGCTCACTGTTTTCCAAA gGAATATCATATGGTAAGCCGCTGGGCAGTAGTGCCAGGGATAACCAAACAGTCTTCGAGTGGCGCAGTCAGTGTTGACAAGATCTTTACCAATGGACAATATAGTACGTTAACAAGTGACTTCGACCTGGCCTTGCTGAGGCTACAGAATCCCTTGACCCTCACAG AAGCCATTCGTCCGGTGTGCCTTCCGTATTCTGACCTTGCCTTAAAGCCTAATGACAGTCTGTGGGTGACAGGATGGGGCTACATGAAGGAAAATG CGGGCGTTCTGGCCACGGTCCTGCAGCAAGCCAGGATTCAGTACGTGGACCGCAGTGTATGCAACCTTCCTGATATTTATGACGGCTACATTACCCCTCGAATGATCTGCGCTGGGTCCCTGCAAGGCAAGGTGGACTCCTGTCAG GGAGACAGTGGGGGTCCTCTAGTCTACCTGGCTGAACAATGGACGCAAGTGGGAGTGGTGAGCTGGGGCAGCGGCTGTGCAGAAAAGCTTCATCCGGGTGTCTACTCCAATGTTCCTGCCTTCCTGGACTGGATTTACAATGTCATGCAG GCGAACCCTTAA